A DNA window from Salvelinus alpinus chromosome 39, SLU_Salpinus.1, whole genome shotgun sequence contains the following coding sequences:
- the LOC139566801 gene encoding uncharacterized protein isoform X1: MTNYMVFHTQIASVMEVLANAAVAEICKLVDDDYAVFRLEITQSQKENRTLRRKLQLLELKVARERAERTMRERVLASRTSSVKILDRYRGMARGEGHLTGGHRSFVKPVEHTTWRDDQPITVDEGSGTSTQHVIIIESADAEAAGPGVKQEMAEGEEDPQHSRDIQTAVAGAPPVATEDPTTAPAQPSSITEVSGTPDTIFKTETYPKTSTGLGRLGCPPAPHSEYLLYGNHSPTTVLSRQDPSDSLQTVNDPSCSYATETQMIPGDMPVGLDTQTNSMRGNWNQYSSSVYSEKCLDEKRDGLALDDVTVKVEDDALKWNEDETHLGEGHSQGNSSDFLDYRESLETNLNVGTHSPLHAFRDHNPVSTSMGPSDSHSHVLFDQVLNSNDRVRAQALGGGATSGKSKEKRFLCAFCNKGFSCPQKVEIHQRVHTGEKPYSCTQCHIRFAQAGDLKRHQRVHTGEKPFSCTQCNMRFAHAGNLKRHQRVHTGEK; the protein is encoded by the exons GGAGGTGCTGGCGAAtgcagccgtggcagagatctgtaaactcgtagacgacgactatgcagtgtttcgtttggaaataactcaaagccagaaagaaaacaggacattgcggaggaaactacagctaCTGGAACTGAAGGTGGCACGGGAGCGCGCAGAGAGGACAATGCGAGAGCGCGTCCTCGCCAGTCGTACCAGTAGTGTCAAGATCCTCGATCgatacagaggaatggcaagag gtgaaggacatctcactggaggccacaggagctttgtgaagccagTGGAACACActacatggagagatgaccaaccaatcactgttgatgaggggagtggaacctcaacccagcatgTTATCATAATAGag tctgcagatgcagaggctgcaggtcctgggGTTAAGCAGGAGATggctgaaggagaagaggacccacagcacagcagagacatccagactgCAGTGGCTGGAGCGCCCCCTGTAGCCACAGAGGACCCCACCACCGCCCCAGCGCAGCCCAGCAGCATCACAGAGGTCAGTGGAACGCCGGACACCATCTTCAAgacagagacataccccaagactTCAACGGGGCTGGGGCGACTGGGCTGTCCTCCTGCACCCCACTCAGAGTATTTACTTTATGGTAACCATAGCCCGACGACAGTTCTGTCCCGTCAGGACCCAAGTGACTCATTACAGACTGTCAATGATCCGTCCTGTTCATACGCTACAGAGACACAGATGATACCTGGTGACATGCCTGTGGGCTTAGATACACAGACTAATTCAATGAGAGGGAACTGGAaccagtacagtagtagtgtatatTCTGAAAAGTGCCTGGATGAGAAAAGGGATGGTCTGGCCTTAGATGATGTGACTGTGAAAGTGGAGGATGACGCTCTTAAATGGAATGAAGACGAGACTCATTTAGGAGAAGGACACTCGCAGGGCAACAGCAGTGACTTCTTAGACTACAGGGAAAGCTTGGAGACAAATCTAAATGTTGGGACCCACTCCCCTTTACACGCGTTCAGGGATCACAACCCAGTGTCCACGTCAATGGGGCCTTCCGATTCACACAGCCATGTCCTTTTCGATCAGGTATTGAATTCAAACGACAGGGTTAGAGCCCAGGCTCTGGGTGGGGGAGCAACATCAGGAAAAAGTAAAGAGAAACGGTTCCTCTGCGcgttctgtaacaaaggcttcagctgcccccagaaggtggagatccaccagagggtccacacaggggagaaaccctacagctgtacccagtgtcataTTCGCTTCGCCCAGGCTGgtgacctgaagaggcaccagagggtccacacaggggagaaacccttcagctgtacccagtgtaaCATGCGCTTTGCCCATGCTGGCAACCTGAAGagacaccagagggtccacacaggggagaaataa